One Rosa chinensis cultivar Old Blush chromosome 3, RchiOBHm-V2, whole genome shotgun sequence DNA window includes the following coding sequences:
- the LOC112195257 gene encoding 2-hydroxyacyl-CoA lyase, giving the protein MAESDTHNLQTVVLDGNQLIAKSLARFGVDRMFGVVGIPVTSLANRAVSLGVRFLAFHNEQSAGYAASAYGYLTGRPGVLLTVSGPGCVHGLAGLSNAMANGWPMVMISGSCDQKDFGRGDFQELDQIAAVKPFSKFAVKAKDINEIPECVLQALAHAGSGRPGGCYLDFPSDVLHQTISDSEAEGLLAGAAGRFRKLSEEVVFNVQNSQIEEAASLLRHAERPLIVFGKGAAFARAESALTKLVETTGIPFLPTPMGKGLLPDTHDLAATAARSLAIGKCDVALVVGARLNWLLHFGEPPKWSKDVKFILVDVCQEEIELRKPHLGLVGDAKLVLEKLNKQIKDDPFCLGRSHPWVEAISRKAKENVLKMEAQLAKQVVPFNFLTPMKIIRDAILGLGTPAPILVSEGANTMDVGRAVLVQTEPRTRLDAGTWGTMGVGLGYCIAAAVASPDRLVVAVEGDSGFGFSAMEVETLVRYQLPVVVIVFNNGGVYGGDRRSQDEINGPYKDDPAPTSFVPSAAYHTLIEAFGGKGYLAGTPEELKSALAESFATRKPAVINVIIDPYAGSESGRLQHKN; this is encoded by the exons ATGGCGGAGTCAGACACCCACAATTTACAAACCGTCGTCCTTGATGGCAACCAGCTGATTGCCAAGTCCCTGGCCCGTTTCGGCGTAGACCGCATGTTCGGGGTGGTGGGCATCCCTGTCACCTCCCTAGCAAACCGCGCAGTCTCGCTTGGTGTCCGATTTCTCGCCTTCCATAACGAGCAGTCCGCCGGCTATGCAGCCTCCGCCTACGGTTACCTAACGGGCCGCCCCGGCGTCCTCCTCACCGTTTCGGGCCCTGGCTGCGTCCACGGGCTGGCGGGCCTCTCCAACGCCATGGCCAATGGGTGGCCCATGGTCATGATCTCCGGCTCCTGTGATCAGAAAGATTTCGGCCGCGGCGATTTCCAGGAGCTCGATCAGATCGCAGCCGTGAAACCCTTTTCCAAGTTCGCTGTTAAAGCCAAGGATATTAACGAGATACCCGAATGCGTGTTGCAGGCTCTTGCTCATGCCGGTTCGGGCCGACCCGGCGGTTGTTATTTGGATTTCCCGTCGGATGTTCTACACCAGACTATTTCCGATTCGGAGGCTGAGGGCCTACTGGCCGGCGCTGCCGGGAGATTCCGAAAATTATCGGAAGAGGTGGTTTTCAATGTGCAGAATTCGCAGATTGAGGAAGCGGCTTCACTGCTTCGACACGCGGAGAGGCCTCtgattgtgtttggtaaaggAGCGGCATTTGCTCGAGCTGAGAGTGCTCTGACGAAGCTAGTTGAGACCACCGGAATCCCATTCCTGCCTACTCCTATGGGAAAGGGATTGTTGCCTGATACCCACGACCTGGCGGCAACCGCGGCGAGGTCACTGGCCATCGGCAAATGTGACGTTGCGCTTGTGGTTGGCGCAAGGCTTAACTGGCTCTTGCACTTTGGTGAGCCACCCAAGTGGTCCAAGGACGTCAAGTTCATTTTGGTTGATGTTTGCCAGGAAGAGATTGAGCTGAGAAAACCTCATCTGGGTTTGGTTGGTGATGCCAAATTGGTTTTGGAAAAATTGAATAAGCAGATTAAAGATGACCCCTTTTGTTTGGGGAGGTCTCATCCATGGGTCGAAGCAATTTCCCGCAAGGCCAAGGAGAATGTTTTGAAAATGGAGGCCCAATTGGCTAAACAAGTTGTGCCCTTTAATTTCTTGACACCAATGAAAATTATTAGAGATGCAATTTTGGGACTGGGTACCCCTGCTCCTATACTGGTTTCTGAGGGGGCGAACACCATGGATGTTGGCCGAGCTGTATTGGTTCAGACTGAACCGAGGACCAGATTGGATGCAGGGACTTGGGGGACAATGGGGGTGGGTCTTGGTTACTGCATTGCAGCTGCTGTGGCTTCTCCTGACCGGCTTGTGGTTGCGGTGGAAGGAGATTCTGGATTTGGGTTCAGTGCAATGGAAGTTGAG ACATTGGTTCGGTACCAGTTGCCTGTTGTTGTGATTGTCTTCAACAATGGTGGTGTATACGGTGGTGACCGAAGAAGCCAAGATGAAATAAATGGGCCTTACAAAGATGACCCGGCTCCCACTTCTTTCGTCCCGAGTGCCGCTTATCACACACTGATTGAAGCTTTTGGAGGCAAAGGTTATCTTGCTGGGACACCTGAGGAACTCAAGTCTGCCCTTGCGGAATCCTTTGCAACAAGAAAACCAGCTGTTATAAATGTAATTATTGATCCTTATGCTGGTTCAGAAAGTGGGAGACTTCAACATAAAAACTGA